AGCGCGATGAAGGCGGCGTAGCAGCGGCCGAAATAGGCGCAGTAGAGTTCCGGCAGGTAATAGATATGCGAGCGCGGATCGGCGAAGGCGCCGCTTGCGGCCAGCCGCTTCTGGAAACCGATGATGCGCTGCACGGTCTTCAGCCGCGCCGGCGTCTCCAGCACCTTCCACCGCGCCAGGTTGCGGAAACTGACCTCGAGGATGTCGAGATTGAGCGTCGGGTCGAGATCGTTGCCGAAGGGACGTTCGCCTTCGAGATTGTCGATCCAGGTGACGACGCCGCCCTCGTAATCGATGTTGTCGTTGAGCGGCACCGTCACCTTGGGCTCGTTGGCGCCTGCCGTGACCTGATAGCCGGCATAGAAATCGAGCAGCGGCTGGTCGAGGATCGGATCGGTGCAGCCCGCCTGCGTCGCCGCCGAGAACGAACAGGCGGTGGTGTCGCAATCCGGCACGTAGATGCCGAAGCCGAGGTCCTGCTTGATCTGGGCGAAGAACTTCGAGAACCGCGGATGCGGCAGCGGCGCCAGCGCGGTGATCACGTTGAAGGCCGCGCCGTCATGGGCGCGCACTTCCTCGCGGCTGGTGGCAAGGCAGAACTCGACCATGTCGGCGATCGCGCGCCGCGACGCGCCGGCCTGATCCTCCGAGGCCAGCCCGGTCTCGACGAAGCTCAGCAGCGCCTCGGTGAAGAAGGCGTCGTAATAGGCCGAGCGGTGCCGGATCTGCATCGGCTCCCACATCGGCTCGGCGATGCCTTTCCACGGCGGGTTGATCAGCGCGCGCGCCGGCGAGCGGGCGATGAAGGTCCGCGCCAGGTTGAACAGCAAGGTCGAATTCTTGTAGCCGCGCGAATTGAGCCCGGTCAGCGCCATCGCCATTTCGCGGCCGCGCAGGTCGGGATCGCCGATCAGGTTGAAGGCGGCATAGGTCGGGATGAAGCCGTTGCGCCCGAACGATTTCAACAGATGCTCGCCGCAGCTGCGGATCGCGCCGTCGATCCTGGCGAGATCGGGCGCGCGCGACGGCGGCGGCGCTGCCCTCGGCCGGGGATGATTGAGCTCGATGGTGTCCAGCAGTTCGGCGACCGGCGCGCCGATTGCGGCCCAGTCCGGCGTCTCGTCGTCGCGCGCCTGCCGCAGGGCCGCGCGCAAGGTCCGCAGCTTCGGCTCGTCGCGCAATTCGGAAAGCCCGGTCCGGCGCAGCAGCGGCCGCAGCGCCGGATTGCCGAGCGCGGTGCGATAGAACTTGCCGAGATGCGGGTCGCCGCCGGCGTATTTCAGCAGCAGGGGATCGCACACATCGTAGAGGGACGGGCCGTCCTTCCGGGCCGTCAGCGCGCGGAAGGCGGCGCCGGCGATGCTGTGCAAGGTCATGAGGTTTCTCTCGGAGCTTCTTTGTCGCGGTCCGTTTCGCACGTCCCGCCAGGCTGCCTGGAACACCGCTGACCGCGCGGCTGCCGCCTTCGAAACCCTGCACGCCCTGAATTTTCAAGTTATTCGAAAAACTATACGAAGGCCCGCGAATTACAAATGTGACCGACGTCACAGCGAAAAAGCGCGATCTGGCGGCAATCTCGGCCCAATAAAGCAGCACGACGGGAAACGTAACTCACTGTAGTATCGAAGGAATTTACATCAACCCCGCGGTCCGCAGGGGCCCATTCGCCAAACGAGGTTGCCGGAAATGCCCCTACAGGCTAAAGCTTTCCCTGTTGCAGCGCCGCAAATTGAGCGCAATTGGGCGGCAAACCCCCGGCAACCCCTCAAACCTAATTGGCGTTGACGCGACTAACGGAGCGCGGCTGCGCCGATGAGCAGGAATGAACCGAGATGAAGTTCTGGCATATCAGCATCTCCCGCCGCTCGCTCACCATTGCCGCTGCACTGGTCGGCGTGCTGTCGCTGGCGATCGGCGCCCATGCCGCGCTGAACAAGCGCGCGCTCGATGCGGCCAAGGCGATCGCCTCGGAGCAGGGCGCTGATACCGCCGGCAAGGCTTCCAGGATCGCGCTCGTCATCGGCAACGGCCATTATCCCGACGCCAATGCGCCGCTGGCCCAGCCGATCAACGACGCCCGCGCGCTGACCGCGAGCCTGCGCCAGTCCGGTTTCGACGTCGACGTCATCGAAGACGCCACCAAGGACGACATGCGCCGCGCCGTCGCCCGGATGAAATCCAGGATCAAGAAGGATTCCGTGGTGATGCTGTTCTTCGGCGGCTATGGCGTGCAGGCCGGCCGCGAGAGCTACATGATCCCGGTCGATGCCAAGATCTGGAAGGAATTCGACGTGCGCCGCGACGGCGTCAGCGTCGAATCCGTGCTGTCGGCGATGAAGGAGCAGGGCGCCCGCGCCAAGCTCGTCGTGATCGACGCCTCCCGCCGCAACCCCTATGAGCGCCGCTTCCGCGCCTATTCCCACGGCCTCGCCCCGATCGTCGCTCCCGACAACGCGCTGATCCTGTCCTCGGCCACGCCGGGCAAGGTCGCCGACGATTCGAAAGCGCCCAACAGCGTGCTGATGACCGAGCTGCTCACGCATCTCAACCCGGAGCTGACCGGCATCGAGGCCGCCTTCAACAAGACCCGCATCGCCATCTCCCGCGCATCCGAAGGCGAGCAGGTGCCCTCGGTGTCGTCGTCCCTGCTCGAAGACGTCACCTTCGCTGCCATGGCGAATGCTGGCAGCTGAACCCCGTCGTCCCTGCGAACGTAGCCGGTTAAACAAGCGAAACTCCATCAGCACGTCGTCCCTGCGAACGCAGGGACCCATACTCTGCGGCCCCAATTGTTTGGCGTGGTGGATATTGCCTTCATCTATTATCGGCATCGGTGGTTATGGGTCCCTGCGTTCGCAGGGACGACGATAGTGGTGTGTTGCTTCGCAGGGGCGACGGATCGCTAAATAATCAAATCGCTGAGATCGCGCCATTCGAGATTCTCGCGCTCGATCAGCTCGATCTTCCAGTCGCGTTTCCATCGCTTCAATTGCTTCTCCCGCGTGATCGCCTCGTCCGCGCGCTCGTAGGATTCGACATAAACGAGCCGGTAAACGCCGTAGGCCTTGACGAACGAGGAGCCCTCGCCGTTGCGATGCTGTTCCAGCCGCTTCCGCAGCGAATTGGTCACCCCGATATACAGGGTGCCGTGACGCCGGCTCGCGAGAATGTAGACGTAATACATGCTCGAAACACACTTACAGCGAACTACATCCGTCGTCGCGGCGAGAGCGCCGCTGACTGGTAGCGCACCCTCTCAACCCGTCGTCCCTGCGAACGCAGGGACCCATACGCCGCGGCCCCTCGGTTTAGGCGCCGGCGGACGACGGCTTCCTTGAATCGCCAACACGTGCTTATGGGCCCCTGCGTTCGCAGGGGCGACGATAGTTGGTTGTCCCGTAGGGGCGACA
The genomic region above belongs to Bradyrhizobium sediminis and contains:
- a CDS encoding caspase family protein, whose amino-acid sequence is MKFWHISISRRSLTIAAALVGVLSLAIGAHAALNKRALDAAKAIASEQGADTAGKASRIALVIGNGHYPDANAPLAQPINDARALTASLRQSGFDVDVIEDATKDDMRRAVARMKSRIKKDSVVMLFFGGYGVQAGRESYMIPVDAKIWKEFDVRRDGVSVESVLSAMKEQGARAKLVVIDASRRNPYERRFRAYSHGLAPIVAPDNALILSSATPGKVADDSKAPNSVLMTELLTHLNPELTGIEAAFNKTRIAISRASEGEQVPSVSSSLLEDVTFAAMANAGS
- a CDS encoding GIY-YIG nuclease family protein, whose protein sequence is MYYVYILASRRHGTLYIGVTNSLRKRLEQHRNGEGSSFVKAYGVYRLVYVESYERADEAITREKQLKRWKRDWKIELIERENLEWRDLSDLII